From Quercus lobata isolate SW786 chromosome 1, ValleyOak3.0 Primary Assembly, whole genome shotgun sequence, one genomic window encodes:
- the LOC115979827 gene encoding serine/threonine-protein kinase D6PKL2, which translates to MEPWLDDFTDDLQSLSFTSTATTNTTADINRSTSSGSEATLTASFGSLGSTSTTKHHAPSSDPCWSAINRIRSELQTRQLSLSDLRFVARLGSGDIGSVHLTELKTTETNCCLFAAKVMDKKQLASRSKEGRARTEREILQMLDHPFLPTLYASIDAPKWLCLLTEFCPGGDLHVHRQRQPSKRFAESAVRFYASEVVVALEYLHMMGIVYRDLKPENVLIRSDGHIMLTDFDLSLKCDSSTSTAQIISDQNPPIVAPQKDYYPMDPPPFTSSSCIIPNCIVPAVSCFHPKRKKKKKLGHRGGPEFVAEPIDIRSMSFVGTHEYLAPEIVSGEGHGSAVDWWTLGIFIFELFYGVTPFRGVDNELTLANIVARALEFPKEPALPATAKDLISQLLVKDPARRLGCTMGASAIKHHPFFQGVNWALLRCTPPPYIPPPFSKEVLSHETCCPETSVEYY; encoded by the exons ATGGAGCCATGGCTAGACGACTTCACCGACGACCTTCAAAGCCTAAGCTTCACCTCCACAGCCACCACAAACACCACCGCCGACATCAACCGAAGCACGAGCTCCGGCTCCGAAGCCACACTCACGGCTTCCTTCGGCTCACTCGGCTCCACCTCGACCACCAAACACCACGCGCCTTCCTCCGACCCTTGCTGGTCCGCTATCAACCGGATCCGCTCCGAGCTCCAGACCCGCCAACTCTCCCTCTCAGACCTCCGCTTCGTCGCCCGACTCGGCTCCGGCGACATCGGCTCCGTCCACCTCACCGAACTGAAAACAACCGAAACGAACTGTTGCCTCTTCGCGGCGAAAGTGATGGACAAGAAGCAACTGGCGAGCCGAAGCAAAGAAGGTCGCGCGAGGACGGAGAGGGAAATTCTGCAAATGCTGGACCATCCTTTCTTGCCCACGCTCTACGCGAGCATCGACGCGCCGAAGTGGCTCTGCCTGCTGACGGAGTTCTGCCCCGGCGGCGACCTCCACGTCCACCGTCAACGCCAACCGTCTAAACGCTTCGCCGAATCCGCAGTCAG ATTCTATGCGTCAGAGGTGGTGGTAGCTCTAGAGTACCTTCACATGATGGGGATTGTATACCGAGATCTAAAGCCAGAAAATGTGTTGATTCGATCCGACGGCCACATCATGCTTACCGACTTTGATCTATCATTAAAGTGTGACAGCTCTACATCAACGGCTCAGATAATTTCTGATCAAAACCCACCAATCGTGGCCCCACAAAAGGACTACTACCCAATGGATCCACCTCCATTCACTTCGTCTTCATGCATTATTCCCAATTGTATAGTCCCCGCTGTATCGTGCTTCCACCCCAAAcgcaaaaagaagaagaaattgggcCATCGAGGTGGGCCTGAGTTTGTGGCCGAGCCCATTGATATTCGGTCCATGTCTTTCGTTGGGACCCACGAGTATTTGGCTCCGGAGATTGTGTCTGGTGAGGGGCATGGTAGTGCTGTGGATTGGTGGACACTAGGGATATttatatttgaactattttatGGGGTCACGCCCTTCAGGGGCGTGGACAACGAGTTAACCTTAGCTAATATCGTGGCTCGAGCCCTCGAGTTCCCAAAAGAACCTGCCTTGCCCGCCACGGCTAAGGACCTCATATCACAACTATTGGTTAAAGACCCGGCAAGGCGACTAGGGTGCACAATGGGTGCCTCAGCCATCAAGCACCACCCATTTTTCCAAGGGGTCAATTGGGCATTGTTAAGATGTACACCCCCACCTTATATCCCTCCCCCATTTAGTAAAGAAGTTCTGTCACATGAAACTTGTTGTCCTGAGACTTCAGTGGAAtattattaa